In Kogia breviceps isolate mKogBre1 chromosome 9, mKogBre1 haplotype 1, whole genome shotgun sequence, a single window of DNA contains:
- the LOC131762168 gene encoding transient receptor potential cation channel subfamily V member 6-like isoform X1: protein MEAAPELVDEPITSELYEGQTALHMAVMNQNVNLVEALLAHGASVSARVTGSNFRPGPHNLLYFGEHPLSFAACVGSEEIVRLLVEHGADIRAQDSLGNTVLHILVLQPNKTFACQMYNLLLSYDAHGDHLQSLDLVPNHQGLTPFKLAGVEGNTTMFQHLMQKRKHIQWTCGPLTSTLYDLTEIDSPGEEQSLLELIVTSKKREARQILDQTPVKELVNLKWKRYGRPYFCMLAAIYLLYMVCFTTCCVYRPLHPRTDNQTGPRDNTLLQQKLLQEAYVDPEDHLRLVGELVSVFGAVIILLREIPDMFRVGVTRFFGQTILGGPFHVLFITYACMVLVTMVMRLSDTDGEVVPMSFALVLGWCNVMYFARGFQMLGPFTVMIQKMIFGDLMRFCWLMAVVILGFASAFFIIFQTENPTELGHFYSYPMALFSTFELFLTIIDGPANYDVDLPFVYSITYAAFAVIAALLMLNLLIAMMGDTHWRVAHERDELWRAQVVATTVMLEKKLPRCLWPRSGICGRKFGLGDRWFLRVEDRQDLNRQRVRRYSQAFCNPGSEDDMEGRWLGGPYLSLPAPSVSRSTSCSSMNWERLREATQRRDRRGMVNRALEAGEGWEYQL, encoded by the exons ATGGAGGCTGCCCCGGAGCTGGTCGACGAGCCCATTACCTCTGAGCTGTATGAAG GCCAGACGGCACTGCACATGGCCGTCATGAACCAGAACGTGAACTTGGTGGAAGCCCTGCTCGCCCACGGGGCCAGCGTGTCTGCAAGAGTCACAGGCTCCAATTTCCGCCCGGGTCCCCACAACCTCCTCTACTTTG GGGAGCACCCTTTGTCCTTCGCGGCGTGCGTGGGCAGCGAGGAGATCGTGAGGCTGCTCGTCGAGCACGGCGCCGACATCCGGGCCCAGGACTCCCTGG GAAACACAGTGTTGCACATCCTCGTCCTCCAGCCCAACAAGACCTTTGCCTGCCAGATGTACAACCTGCTGCTGTCCTACGACGCGCACGGGGACCACCTGCAGTCGCTGGATCTCGTGCCCAATCACCAGGGCCTCACGCCCTTCAAGCTGGCTGGAGTGGAGGGCAACACCACG ATGTTCCAGCACCTGATGCAGAAGCGGAAGCACATCCAGTGGACGTGCGGGCCCCTGACCTCCACTCTCTATGACCTCACGGAGATTGACTCCCCGGGGGAGGAGCAATCCCTGCTAGAGCTCATCGTCACCTCCAAGAAGCGGGAG GCTCGCCAGATCCTGGACCAGACGCCGGTGAAGGAGCTGGTGAACCTCAAGTGGAAGAGATACGGGCGGCCCTACTTCTGTATGCTGGCTGCCATATACCTGCTGTACATGGTCTGCTTTACCACGTGCTGTGTCTATCGCCCCCTCCATCCCAGGACCGACAACCAGACCGGCCCCCGGGACAACACCCTCCTACAGCAGAAGCTACTTCAG GAGGCGTATGTGGACCCCGAGGATCACCTCCGACTGGTGGGGGAGCTGGTGTCCGTCTTCGGAGCTGTGATCATTCTGCTTAGAGAG ATTCCAGACATGTTCCGCGTGGGGGTCACTCGCTTCTTTGGACAGACCATCCTCGGAGGACCGTTCCACGTCCTCTT CATCACCTACGCCTGCATGGTGCTGGTGACGATGGTGATGCGGCTTTCCGACACCGACGGGGAGGTGGTGCCCATGTCCTTCGCCCTGGTGctgggctggtgcaacgtcatgtacTTTGCCCGAGGATTCCAGATGCTGGGCCCCTTCACCGTCATGATCCAGAAG ATGATTTTCGGCGATCTGATGAGATTCTGCTGGCTGATGGCTGTGGTCATTCTGGGCTTTGCCTCAG CCTTCTTTATCATCTTCCAGACGGAGAACCCTACCGAGCTGGGCCATTTCTACAGTTACCCCATGGCGCTGTTCAGCACCTTCGAGCTGTTCCTCACCATCATCGACGGCCCTGCCAACTACGACGTGGATCTGCCCTTCGTGTACAGCATCACCTACGCTGCCTTCGCCGTCATCGCCGCCCTCCTCATGCTCAACCTCCTCATCGCCATGATGGGCGACACTCACTGGCGCGTGGCCCACGAGCGGGATGAGCTCTGGAGGGCCCAG GTCGTGGCCACCACAGTGATGCTGGAAAAGAAGCTGCCTCGCTGCCTGTGGCCTCGCTCCGGGATCTGTGGGCGCAAGTTCGGGCTGGGGGACCGTTGGTTCCTGCG GGTGGAAGACAGACAGGATCTCAACCGGCAGCGCGTCCGGCGCTACTCGCAGGCCTTCTGCAACCCAGGCTCCGAAGATGACATGGAAGGACGGTGGCTGGGCGGCCCCTAcctctcccttcctgccccctcGGTGTCTCGAAGTACTTCCTGCAGCAGCATGAACTGGGAGAGGCTGCGGGAAGCGACCCAGAGGAGAGACCGGAGGGGGATGGTGAACAGGGCCCTGGAGGCCGGGGAGGGCTGGGAGTACCAGCTCTGA
- the LOC131762168 gene encoding transient receptor potential cation channel subfamily V member 6-like isoform X2 has product MKTALHMAVMNQNVNLVEALLAHGASVSARVTGSNFRPGPHNLLYFGEHPLSFAACVGSEEIVRLLVEHGADIRAQDSLGNTVLHILVLQPNKTFACQMYNLLLSYDAHGDHLQSLDLVPNHQGLTPFKLAGVEGNTTMFQHLMQKRKHIQWTCGPLTSTLYDLTEIDSPGEEQSLLELIVTSKKREARQILDQTPVKELVNLKWKRYGRPYFCMLAAIYLLYMVCFTTCCVYRPLHPRTDNQTGPRDNTLLQQKLLQEAYVDPEDHLRLVGELVSVFGAVIILLREIPDMFRVGVTRFFGQTILGGPFHVLFITYACMVLVTMVMRLSDTDGEVVPMSFALVLGWCNVMYFARGFQMLGPFTVMIQKMIFGDLMRFCWLMAVVILGFASAFFIIFQTENPTELGHFYSYPMALFSTFELFLTIIDGPANYDVDLPFVYSITYAAFAVIAALLMLNLLIAMMGDTHWRVAHERDELWRAQVVATTVMLEKKLPRCLWPRSGICGRKFGLGDRWFLRVEDRQDLNRQRVRRYSQAFCNPGSEDDMEGRWLGGPYLSLPAPSVSRSTSCSSMNWERLREATQRRDRRGMVNRALEAGEGWEYQL; this is encoded by the exons ATGAAG ACGGCACTGCACATGGCCGTCATGAACCAGAACGTGAACTTGGTGGAAGCCCTGCTCGCCCACGGGGCCAGCGTGTCTGCAAGAGTCACAGGCTCCAATTTCCGCCCGGGTCCCCACAACCTCCTCTACTTTG GGGAGCACCCTTTGTCCTTCGCGGCGTGCGTGGGCAGCGAGGAGATCGTGAGGCTGCTCGTCGAGCACGGCGCCGACATCCGGGCCCAGGACTCCCTGG GAAACACAGTGTTGCACATCCTCGTCCTCCAGCCCAACAAGACCTTTGCCTGCCAGATGTACAACCTGCTGCTGTCCTACGACGCGCACGGGGACCACCTGCAGTCGCTGGATCTCGTGCCCAATCACCAGGGCCTCACGCCCTTCAAGCTGGCTGGAGTGGAGGGCAACACCACG ATGTTCCAGCACCTGATGCAGAAGCGGAAGCACATCCAGTGGACGTGCGGGCCCCTGACCTCCACTCTCTATGACCTCACGGAGATTGACTCCCCGGGGGAGGAGCAATCCCTGCTAGAGCTCATCGTCACCTCCAAGAAGCGGGAG GCTCGCCAGATCCTGGACCAGACGCCGGTGAAGGAGCTGGTGAACCTCAAGTGGAAGAGATACGGGCGGCCCTACTTCTGTATGCTGGCTGCCATATACCTGCTGTACATGGTCTGCTTTACCACGTGCTGTGTCTATCGCCCCCTCCATCCCAGGACCGACAACCAGACCGGCCCCCGGGACAACACCCTCCTACAGCAGAAGCTACTTCAG GAGGCGTATGTGGACCCCGAGGATCACCTCCGACTGGTGGGGGAGCTGGTGTCCGTCTTCGGAGCTGTGATCATTCTGCTTAGAGAG ATTCCAGACATGTTCCGCGTGGGGGTCACTCGCTTCTTTGGACAGACCATCCTCGGAGGACCGTTCCACGTCCTCTT CATCACCTACGCCTGCATGGTGCTGGTGACGATGGTGATGCGGCTTTCCGACACCGACGGGGAGGTGGTGCCCATGTCCTTCGCCCTGGTGctgggctggtgcaacgtcatgtacTTTGCCCGAGGATTCCAGATGCTGGGCCCCTTCACCGTCATGATCCAGAAG ATGATTTTCGGCGATCTGATGAGATTCTGCTGGCTGATGGCTGTGGTCATTCTGGGCTTTGCCTCAG CCTTCTTTATCATCTTCCAGACGGAGAACCCTACCGAGCTGGGCCATTTCTACAGTTACCCCATGGCGCTGTTCAGCACCTTCGAGCTGTTCCTCACCATCATCGACGGCCCTGCCAACTACGACGTGGATCTGCCCTTCGTGTACAGCATCACCTACGCTGCCTTCGCCGTCATCGCCGCCCTCCTCATGCTCAACCTCCTCATCGCCATGATGGGCGACACTCACTGGCGCGTGGCCCACGAGCGGGATGAGCTCTGGAGGGCCCAG GTCGTGGCCACCACAGTGATGCTGGAAAAGAAGCTGCCTCGCTGCCTGTGGCCTCGCTCCGGGATCTGTGGGCGCAAGTTCGGGCTGGGGGACCGTTGGTTCCTGCG GGTGGAAGACAGACAGGATCTCAACCGGCAGCGCGTCCGGCGCTACTCGCAGGCCTTCTGCAACCCAGGCTCCGAAGATGACATGGAAGGACGGTGGCTGGGCGGCCCCTAcctctcccttcctgccccctcGGTGTCTCGAAGTACTTCCTGCAGCAGCATGAACTGGGAGAGGCTGCGGGAAGCGACCCAGAGGAGAGACCGGAGGGGGATGGTGAACAGGGCCCTGGAGGCCGGGGAGGGCTGGGAGTACCAGCTCTGA